A stretch of Henckelia pumila isolate YLH828 chromosome 4, ASM3356847v2, whole genome shotgun sequence DNA encodes these proteins:
- the LOC140860762 gene encoding NADPH:adrenodoxin oxidoreductase, mitochondrial isoform X3, whose product MYNAVVLSYGAESDRSLGIHGEELAGIHAAREFVWWYNGHPDCRNLAPDLKSSDTAVILGQGNVALDVARVLLRPTTELARTDIACHALAALEGSSIRRVFLVGRRGPVQAAWTAKELREILGIKDLAIRIQQADLVTTPADEIEMKNSRIRKRVYELLSKAANPGTSPFCNPRELHFAFFHKPEKFLESDDKSGYLAGVQLEKTILKGDDGRTKQVAVGTGVYEDISCGIALKSIGYKSLAIDGLPFDNHKGIVPNIGGRVLASVSQDESKFDIGLYVCGWLKRGPTGIIGTNLYCADETLACITDDINKGVLSSDSSKPGGQGLLQLLDSRRIGVVPFSGWERIDSEERRRGSLKGKPRQKLTTWEELLQVGCA is encoded by the exons ATGTATAATGCG GTGGTGCTTTCTTATGGTGCTGAAAGTGACAGATCTCTTGGCATTCACGGGGAG GAGTTGGCTGGCATTCATGCCGCTAGAGAGTTTGTTTGGTGGTATAATGGGCATCCAGACTGTAGAAATCTTGCCCCAGACTTAAAAAGCTCTGACACTGCTGTTATTCTCGGGCAG GGTAATGTCGCTCTTGATGTTGCTAGAGTTCTTTTACGTCCAACAACAGAATTGGCAAGGACTGATATTGCCTGCCATGCATTGGCTGCCTTAGAAGGGAGCTCTATAAG AAGAGTTTTTTTGGTTGGAAGACGTGGGCCAGTGCAAGCAGCCTGGACCGCAAAAGAGTTGCGAGAAATTCTTG GAATCAAAGATTTGGCTATTCGTATTCAACAAGCTGATCTAGTTACTACTCCGGCCGATGAG ATAGAAATGAAAAATAGCCGGATCAGAAAGCGAGTTTATGAGTTGCTCTCGAAAGCAGCCAATCCAGGAACTTCTCCTTTTTGCAATCCACGTGAGCTCCACTTTGCATTCTTCCACAAACCAGAGAAGTTTCTGGAATCGGATGATAAAAGTGGTTATCTTGCTGGTGTTCAGCTTGAGAAGACAATACTTAAAG GAGATGATGGTCGGACAAAGCAGGTTGCTGTTGGTACTGGCGTGTATGAAGACATATCATGCGG GATAGCATTGAAGAGCATTGGCTACAAGTCGCTTGCTATTGATGGACTACCCTTTGATAACCACAAAG GAATCGTTCCAAATATCGGAGGCCGTGTTCTAGCCAGTGTGTCACAAGATGAATCAAAATTCGACATAGGGTTGTATGTGTGTGGGTGGTTGAAGAGAGGACCAACGGGGATTATCGGTACCAACCTTTATTGTGCCGACGAGACG CTTGCGTGCATCACAGACGACATAAATAAAGGCGTATTGAGTTCTGACTCATCAAAACCCGGGGGACAAGGGCTGCTTCAACTATTAGACAGTCGGAGGATCGGAGTGGTCCCTTTCAGTGGCTGGGAAAGAATCGACTCTGAAGAGAGAAGGCGGGGAAGTTTGAAGGGAAAACCCCGGCAAAAGCTCACAACTTGGGAGGAGTTGCTTCAAGTTGGCTGTGCATAA
- the LOC140859892 gene encoding protein EXECUTER 2, chloroplastic isoform X2 translates to MTCYSSQFQLDEAIESEDFQEAAKLKKAIAEATSKDSIAEIMAQLKYAIEEERYQDASRLCQSTGSGLVGWWVGYSKDSDDPFGRLIRITPGMGRFVGRSYSPRQLVNSSPGTPLFEIFVIKDANGTPEMQVVFLKRTKGNSTNSSTSSDKSTKPSANEIVDAPVVDDKVEESEAEKRKIKSIDIEGAEEGIKSVMNFLKEKIPELKFKVMKVNVTEDVTEDTVRQLIEDDNENTTSEDSEEEAGDIDDDQQERVTAQGDNDTLEDEKNLDMKLYIGGVLHNKEDDHTKDLFVRVPANIKDAERDSFVLHIPKRDQDNDTEENAASKVKVVAAITAQSVSELMPPEVAKVFMGSDKVSSKISKDVREMVKLAVSNAQKQNRLSEYTNFSRITTAQGDLDPFDGLYVGAFGPYGTEVVQLRRKYGSWTVNSDEKSSDMEFFEYVEAVKLTGDLNVPAGQVTFRAKIGRGNRLTNRGMYPDELGVVASYRGQGRIAEFGFQNPKWVEGELLQLNGKGLGPYVKGADLGFLYVVPEQSFLVLFNRLKLPE, encoded by the exons ATGACTTGTTATAGTTCACAGTTTCAACTGGATGAGGCAATAGAGAGTGAAGACTTCCAGGAAGCTGCTAAGTTGAAAAAAGCAATTGCAGAGGCAACATCAAAAGATAGTATTGCTGAAATTATGGCTCAATTGAAG TATGCTATCGAGGAAGAACGTTACCAAGATGCCTCAAGATTATGCCAAAGTACAGGAAGCGGTCTG GTTGGTTGGTGGGTTGGATATTCTAAGGACTCAGATGATCCTTTTGGGAGATTGATTCGGATCACTCCTGGAATGGGCAGATTTGTTGGCAGAAGTTATAGTCCAAG GCAATTGGTCAATTCATCTCCTGGAACTCCACTGTTTGAAATATTTGTGATTAAAGATGCAAATGGGACGCCCGAGATGCAG GTTGTATTTCTAAAACGAACTAAAGGAAATTCGACTAATTCAAGTACATCATCTGATAAATCCACTAAACCATCAGCTAACGAGATTGTGGATGCACCAGTAGTTGATGATAAAGTAGAAGAAAGTGAAgcagaaaaaagaaaaataaaaagtatCGATATAGAAGGAGCTGAGGAAGGGATAAAAAGtgtcatgaattttcttaaagAAAAAATTCCAGAATTGAAGTTTAAAGTAATGAAAGTTAATGTTACCGAAGACGTGACTGAGGATACTGTGAGGCAATTGATAGAAGACGATAATGAGAATACAACCAGTGAAGATTCAGAGGAGGAAGCTGGTGATATAGATGACGATCAGCAAGAACGAGTCACTGCTCAAGGAGATAATGACACATTGGAAGATGAAAAGAATCTAGACATGAAACTTTACATTGGAGGAGTATTGCATAATAAAGAAGACGATCATACAAAAGATTTGTTTGTTCGTGTCCCAGCTAATATAAAGGATGCGGAGAGGGATTCCTTTGTGTTGCATATTCCAAAGAGAGATCAAGATAATGACACAGAAGAAAATGCAGCATCTAAGGTGAAGGTGGTGGCTGCTATCACAGCCCAAAGTGTTTCTGAACTTATGCCTCCTGAAGTGGCCAAGGTGTTTATGGGCTCTGATAAAGTTTCTTCTAAG ATTTCCAAAGATGTTCGAGAAATGGTTAAGCTTGCTGTCAGTAATGCTCAGAAGCAGAATAGATTATCCGAGTACACAAATTTTAGTCGTATTACTACCGCCCAAGGTGATTTAGATCCATTTGATG GTCTATATGTTGGTGCTTTTGGCCCTTATGGTACTGAGGTGGTTCAATTAAGGCGGAAATATGGCAGCTGGACTGTGAATAGTGATGAAAAATCTTCCGACATGGAGTTCTTCGAGTATGTCGAGGCAGTTAAGCTGACCGGGGATTTGAATGTTCCAGCGGGGCAG GTGACTTTTCGTGCTAAAATTGGGAGAGGTAATCGGCTTACTAATCGGGGAATGTACCCAGATGAACTTGGAGTG GTTGCAAGTTACAGAGGCCAAGGAAGGATCGCTGAATTTGGGTTCCAGAATCCAAAGTGGGTTGAGGGGGAACTGTTACAACTAAACGGCAAG GGCTTGGGGCCATATGTGAAAGGTGCGGACCTTGGTTTTCTTTATGTCGTCCCTGAGCAGAGTTTTCTTGTGTTGTTCAATCGTTTGAAACTACCTGAGTAA
- the LOC140860762 gene encoding NADPH:adrenodoxin oxidoreductase, mitochondrial isoform X2, with amino-acid sequence MAILGKLKLKSLSRSFAALSSAPLRICVVGSGPAGFYTAEKVVINQFSRVAQNERCSFYGNISLGSSISLAELREMYNAVVLSYGAESDRSLGIHGEELAGIHAAREFVWWYNGHPDCRNLAPDLKSSDTAVILGQGNVALDVARVLLRPTTELARTDIACHALAALEGSSIRRVFLVGRRGPVQAAWTAKELREILGIKDLAIRIQQADLVTTPADEIEMKNSRIRKRVYELLSKAANPGTSPFCNPRELHFAFFHKPEKFLESDDKSGYLAGVQLEKTILKGDDGRTKQVAVGTGVYEDISCGIALKSIGYKSLAIDGLPFDNHKGIVPNIGGRVLASVSQDESKFDIGLYVCGWLKRGPTGIIGTNLYCADETLACITDDINKGVLSSDSSKPGGQGLLQLLDSRRIGVVPFSGWERIDSEERRRGSLKGKPRQKLTTWEELLQVGCA; translated from the exons ATGGCGATTTTGGGAAAGCTAAAGCTAAAATCTTTGTCGAGAAGCTTCGCAGCTCTCTCTTCAGCTCCATTACGCATTTGTGTTGTTGGCAGTGGACCTGCTGGATTTTACACTGCGGAAAAG GTGGTGATCAATCAATTTTCACGGGTTGCACAAAATGAACGATGTTCATTCTATGGAAATATATCTCTCGGATCTTCCATATCTTTGGCAGAGCTTCGTGAGATGTATAATGCG GTGGTGCTTTCTTATGGTGCTGAAAGTGACAGATCTCTTGGCATTCACGGGGAG GAGTTGGCTGGCATTCATGCCGCTAGAGAGTTTGTTTGGTGGTATAATGGGCATCCAGACTGTAGAAATCTTGCCCCAGACTTAAAAAGCTCTGACACTGCTGTTATTCTCGGGCAG GGTAATGTCGCTCTTGATGTTGCTAGAGTTCTTTTACGTCCAACAACAGAATTGGCAAGGACTGATATTGCCTGCCATGCATTGGCTGCCTTAGAAGGGAGCTCTATAAG AAGAGTTTTTTTGGTTGGAAGACGTGGGCCAGTGCAAGCAGCCTGGACCGCAAAAGAGTTGCGAGAAATTCTTG GAATCAAAGATTTGGCTATTCGTATTCAACAAGCTGATCTAGTTACTACTCCGGCCGATGAG ATAGAAATGAAAAATAGCCGGATCAGAAAGCGAGTTTATGAGTTGCTCTCGAAAGCAGCCAATCCAGGAACTTCTCCTTTTTGCAATCCACGTGAGCTCCACTTTGCATTCTTCCACAAACCAGAGAAGTTTCTGGAATCGGATGATAAAAGTGGTTATCTTGCTGGTGTTCAGCTTGAGAAGACAATACTTAAAG GAGATGATGGTCGGACAAAGCAGGTTGCTGTTGGTACTGGCGTGTATGAAGACATATCATGCGG GATAGCATTGAAGAGCATTGGCTACAAGTCGCTTGCTATTGATGGACTACCCTTTGATAACCACAAAG GAATCGTTCCAAATATCGGAGGCCGTGTTCTAGCCAGTGTGTCACAAGATGAATCAAAATTCGACATAGGGTTGTATGTGTGTGGGTGGTTGAAGAGAGGACCAACGGGGATTATCGGTACCAACCTTTATTGTGCCGACGAGACG CTTGCGTGCATCACAGACGACATAAATAAAGGCGTATTGAGTTCTGACTCATCAAAACCCGGGGGACAAGGGCTGCTTCAACTATTAGACAGTCGGAGGATCGGAGTGGTCCCTTTCAGTGGCTGGGAAAGAATCGACTCTGAAGAGAGAAGGCGGGGAAGTTTGAAGGGAAAACCCCGGCAAAAGCTCACAACTTGGGAGGAGTTGCTTCAAGTTGGCTGTGCATAA
- the LOC140859892 gene encoding protein EXECUTER 2, chloroplastic isoform X1 has protein sequence MAVANAWATGHSAVPPPQLRPFLSSSPETGPFPKKKHSVDFAHKVLLTRSKNSRLVCNCRSNIESGNHGTSGSNSGSFCSSSSSASSSADWDWNRWTRHFSEIEQAESYASVLKFQLDEAIESEDFQEAAKLKKAIAEATSKDSIAEIMAQLKYAIEEERYQDASRLCQSTGSGLVGWWVGYSKDSDDPFGRLIRITPGMGRFVGRSYSPRQLVNSSPGTPLFEIFVIKDANGTPEMQVVFLKRTKGNSTNSSTSSDKSTKPSANEIVDAPVVDDKVEESEAEKRKIKSIDIEGAEEGIKSVMNFLKEKIPELKFKVMKVNVTEDVTEDTVRQLIEDDNENTTSEDSEEEAGDIDDDQQERVTAQGDNDTLEDEKNLDMKLYIGGVLHNKEDDHTKDLFVRVPANIKDAERDSFVLHIPKRDQDNDTEENAASKVKVVAAITAQSVSELMPPEVAKVFMGSDKVSSKISKDVREMVKLAVSNAQKQNRLSEYTNFSRITTAQGDLDPFDGLYVGAFGPYGTEVVQLRRKYGSWTVNSDEKSSDMEFFEYVEAVKLTGDLNVPAGQVTFRAKIGRGNRLTNRGMYPDELGVVASYRGQGRIAEFGFQNPKWVEGELLQLNGKGLGPYVKGADLGFLYVVPEQSFLVLFNRLKLPE, from the exons atggCGGTGGCCAATGCTTGGGCGACAGGGCACTCCGCCGTTCCGCCGCCACAGCTCCGACCTTTCTTGTCATCTTCACCAGAAACCGGTCCTTTCCCCAAGAAGAAACATTCAGTCGATTTCGCTCATAAAGTTCTTCTTACAAGAAGCAAGAACTCGAGGCTGGTTTGCAATTGCCGGAGTAATATTGAGAGTGGTAATCATGGCACCTCTGGCAGTAATAGTGGCAGCTTttgttcttcttcatcatcagcATCATCATCTGCAGATTGGGATTGGAATAGGTGGACCCGCCATTTTTCTGAAATTGAGCAGGCTGAGAGCTATGCTTCTGTTCTCAAG TTTCAACTGGATGAGGCAATAGAGAGTGAAGACTTCCAGGAAGCTGCTAAGTTGAAAAAAGCAATTGCAGAGGCAACATCAAAAGATAGTATTGCTGAAATTATGGCTCAATTGAAG TATGCTATCGAGGAAGAACGTTACCAAGATGCCTCAAGATTATGCCAAAGTACAGGAAGCGGTCTG GTTGGTTGGTGGGTTGGATATTCTAAGGACTCAGATGATCCTTTTGGGAGATTGATTCGGATCACTCCTGGAATGGGCAGATTTGTTGGCAGAAGTTATAGTCCAAG GCAATTGGTCAATTCATCTCCTGGAACTCCACTGTTTGAAATATTTGTGATTAAAGATGCAAATGGGACGCCCGAGATGCAG GTTGTATTTCTAAAACGAACTAAAGGAAATTCGACTAATTCAAGTACATCATCTGATAAATCCACTAAACCATCAGCTAACGAGATTGTGGATGCACCAGTAGTTGATGATAAAGTAGAAGAAAGTGAAgcagaaaaaagaaaaataaaaagtatCGATATAGAAGGAGCTGAGGAAGGGATAAAAAGtgtcatgaattttcttaaagAAAAAATTCCAGAATTGAAGTTTAAAGTAATGAAAGTTAATGTTACCGAAGACGTGACTGAGGATACTGTGAGGCAATTGATAGAAGACGATAATGAGAATACAACCAGTGAAGATTCAGAGGAGGAAGCTGGTGATATAGATGACGATCAGCAAGAACGAGTCACTGCTCAAGGAGATAATGACACATTGGAAGATGAAAAGAATCTAGACATGAAACTTTACATTGGAGGAGTATTGCATAATAAAGAAGACGATCATACAAAAGATTTGTTTGTTCGTGTCCCAGCTAATATAAAGGATGCGGAGAGGGATTCCTTTGTGTTGCATATTCCAAAGAGAGATCAAGATAATGACACAGAAGAAAATGCAGCATCTAAGGTGAAGGTGGTGGCTGCTATCACAGCCCAAAGTGTTTCTGAACTTATGCCTCCTGAAGTGGCCAAGGTGTTTATGGGCTCTGATAAAGTTTCTTCTAAG ATTTCCAAAGATGTTCGAGAAATGGTTAAGCTTGCTGTCAGTAATGCTCAGAAGCAGAATAGATTATCCGAGTACACAAATTTTAGTCGTATTACTACCGCCCAAGGTGATTTAGATCCATTTGATG GTCTATATGTTGGTGCTTTTGGCCCTTATGGTACTGAGGTGGTTCAATTAAGGCGGAAATATGGCAGCTGGACTGTGAATAGTGATGAAAAATCTTCCGACATGGAGTTCTTCGAGTATGTCGAGGCAGTTAAGCTGACCGGGGATTTGAATGTTCCAGCGGGGCAG GTGACTTTTCGTGCTAAAATTGGGAGAGGTAATCGGCTTACTAATCGGGGAATGTACCCAGATGAACTTGGAGTG GTTGCAAGTTACAGAGGCCAAGGAAGGATCGCTGAATTTGGGTTCCAGAATCCAAAGTGGGTTGAGGGGGAACTGTTACAACTAAACGGCAAG GGCTTGGGGCCATATGTGAAAGGTGCGGACCTTGGTTTTCTTTATGTCGTCCCTGAGCAGAGTTTTCTTGTGTTGTTCAATCGTTTGAAACTACCTGAGTAA
- the LOC140860762 gene encoding NADPH:adrenodoxin oxidoreductase, mitochondrial isoform X1, which yields MAILGKLKLKSLSRSFAALSSAPLRICVVGSGPAGFYTAEKLLKAHEGVEVDIIDRLPTPFGLVRSGVAPDHPETKVVINQFSRVAQNERCSFYGNISLGSSISLAELREMYNAVVLSYGAESDRSLGIHGEELAGIHAAREFVWWYNGHPDCRNLAPDLKSSDTAVILGQGNVALDVARVLLRPTTELARTDIACHALAALEGSSIRRVFLVGRRGPVQAAWTAKELREILGIKDLAIRIQQADLVTTPADEIEMKNSRIRKRVYELLSKAANPGTSPFCNPRELHFAFFHKPEKFLESDDKSGYLAGVQLEKTILKGDDGRTKQVAVGTGVYEDISCGIALKSIGYKSLAIDGLPFDNHKGIVPNIGGRVLASVSQDESKFDIGLYVCGWLKRGPTGIIGTNLYCADETLACITDDINKGVLSSDSSKPGGQGLLQLLDSRRIGVVPFSGWERIDSEERRRGSLKGKPRQKLTTWEELLQVGCA from the exons ATGGCGATTTTGGGAAAGCTAAAGCTAAAATCTTTGTCGAGAAGCTTCGCAGCTCTCTCTTCAGCTCCATTACGCATTTGTGTTGTTGGCAGTGGACCTGCTGGATTTTACACTGCGGAAAAG CTTTTGAAGGCACACGAAGGAGTAGAAGTTGATATAATTGACCGATTGCCGACGCCATTTGGATTAGTACGGTCCGGAGTCGCACCTGATCATCCGGAAACCAAG GTGGTGATCAATCAATTTTCACGGGTTGCACAAAATGAACGATGTTCATTCTATGGAAATATATCTCTCGGATCTTCCATATCTTTGGCAGAGCTTCGTGAGATGTATAATGCG GTGGTGCTTTCTTATGGTGCTGAAAGTGACAGATCTCTTGGCATTCACGGGGAG GAGTTGGCTGGCATTCATGCCGCTAGAGAGTTTGTTTGGTGGTATAATGGGCATCCAGACTGTAGAAATCTTGCCCCAGACTTAAAAAGCTCTGACACTGCTGTTATTCTCGGGCAG GGTAATGTCGCTCTTGATGTTGCTAGAGTTCTTTTACGTCCAACAACAGAATTGGCAAGGACTGATATTGCCTGCCATGCATTGGCTGCCTTAGAAGGGAGCTCTATAAG AAGAGTTTTTTTGGTTGGAAGACGTGGGCCAGTGCAAGCAGCCTGGACCGCAAAAGAGTTGCGAGAAATTCTTG GAATCAAAGATTTGGCTATTCGTATTCAACAAGCTGATCTAGTTACTACTCCGGCCGATGAG ATAGAAATGAAAAATAGCCGGATCAGAAAGCGAGTTTATGAGTTGCTCTCGAAAGCAGCCAATCCAGGAACTTCTCCTTTTTGCAATCCACGTGAGCTCCACTTTGCATTCTTCCACAAACCAGAGAAGTTTCTGGAATCGGATGATAAAAGTGGTTATCTTGCTGGTGTTCAGCTTGAGAAGACAATACTTAAAG GAGATGATGGTCGGACAAAGCAGGTTGCTGTTGGTACTGGCGTGTATGAAGACATATCATGCGG GATAGCATTGAAGAGCATTGGCTACAAGTCGCTTGCTATTGATGGACTACCCTTTGATAACCACAAAG GAATCGTTCCAAATATCGGAGGCCGTGTTCTAGCCAGTGTGTCACAAGATGAATCAAAATTCGACATAGGGTTGTATGTGTGTGGGTGGTTGAAGAGAGGACCAACGGGGATTATCGGTACCAACCTTTATTGTGCCGACGAGACG CTTGCGTGCATCACAGACGACATAAATAAAGGCGTATTGAGTTCTGACTCATCAAAACCCGGGGGACAAGGGCTGCTTCAACTATTAGACAGTCGGAGGATCGGAGTGGTCCCTTTCAGTGGCTGGGAAAGAATCGACTCTGAAGAGAGAAGGCGGGGAAGTTTGAAGGGAAAACCCCGGCAAAAGCTCACAACTTGGGAGGAGTTGCTTCAAGTTGGCTGTGCATAA